The following coding sequences lie in one Rutidosis leptorrhynchoides isolate AG116_Rl617_1_P2 chromosome 6, CSIRO_AGI_Rlap_v1, whole genome shotgun sequence genomic window:
- the LOC139853422 gene encoding LOW QUALITY PROTEIN: G-type lectin S-receptor-like serine/threonine-protein kinase At4g27290 (The sequence of the model RefSeq protein was modified relative to this genomic sequence to represent the inferred CDS: deleted 1 base in 1 codon; substituted 1 base at 1 genomic stop codon) produces the protein MANDENDGWEYLLDIDDSDLTQSVSVSKPTQTILVPTESPPFPRPLESPQLNRQKQKQPISPQRLVLRGSGSNKKNKLSYQIPGLADVYELRNNENNVVDDMSTQDFVREIINRPEADDSFTLDPWLRAMEFTYPYGGRSDIASILRHRRFLPADQVVGVDKTCEKKFVGDLSLTLKDTTGTIRGTVSSKIIDGVHGKYEGVKGIREGAVLVLQNCSIFCPSVNVKILNITRKALIKVFFKDGGSTNTTQNRYLGIWYKEPATGPIIWVANRDTPIPNKSGELTLNLGGLLDGPENYIWQSFDNPTDTIMPDMKFGRNLDRGVVTNYTSWKSDDDPSRGEYMIWITPKRPDHWDIADWSSGCQREIALDCGVAEGFRKYSFMKLPDTRKSWFDRNMTVEECMVKCTKECNCTAYATLDINLDSGCLIWYNELIDMRTLPGNGQDIYIQMSAIELEKDKKKQRRKGKVEAVVIIPLSLGLIILSGLFILIVMKMMKNKKVGKAQGMLDQVVENEDIDLPFFSLSTLKIATNNFSVDNKLGEGGFGPVYKGCMEDGQEIAVKRLSLNSNQGIEEFKNEIIFISKLQHRNLVKILGCCIEGEEKLLIYEYMPNSSLDLCFSVKTENKIYDWTQRFYIINGIARGLLYLHQDSQLLIIHRDLKTANVLLDQHMNPRISDFGLARSFGGTENGTITNRVVGTFGYMSPEYASDGIFSVKSDIFSFGVLVLELXIVSGKKSRGFYNETTYHNLVGHAWTLYKNGETDKLVDPSLNESGCTSEMLLSIHVGLLCVQRDPKCRPNMSEVVMMLSGQSDKLPDPEQPGFYTEESSKFGMQTQSSSNDTTLSWSTC, from the exons ATGGCCAATGATGAGAACGATGGATGGGAATACCTACTTGATATTGATGATTCCGATCTCACTCAATCTGTATCAGTTTCAAAACCCACTCAAACCATATTGGTGCCCACTGAGTCGCCACCATTCCCCCGACCTTTAGAGTCCCCCCAACTTAACCGTCAAAAACAAAAGCAACCTATTTCACCACAACGACTTGTTCTTCGCGGTTCCGGGTCTAACAAAAAGAACAAATTATCCTACCAAATCCCTGGACTCGctg ATGTGTATGAACTTCGAAATAACGAGAATAACGTTGTGGATGACATGTCTACGCAAGATTTTGTAAGGGAAATAATCAACAGACCTGAAGCGGATGATTCGTTTACACTGGATCCGTGGCTACGCGCGATGGAGTTTACATATCCGTACGGag GTAGATCTGATATAGCAAGCATTTTGAGACATCGTAGATTTTTACCAGCTGATCAAGTTGTTGGTGTTGATAAGACTTGTGAGAAAAAATTTGTCGGTGATCTGTCTTTAACGCTCAAA GACACTACGGGTACTATTCGAGGAACAGTATCTAGCAAGATCATCGATGGTGTACATGGGAAGTATGAGGGTGTAAAAGGAATACGTGAGGGAGCTGTTCTTGTGCTACAAAACTGCTCTATCTTTTGCCCTAGTGTGAACGTTAAAATCCTTAACATTACACGCAAAGCGTTAATTAAGGTGTTCTTTAAAGACGGTGGATCTAC CAACACCACCCAAAACCGATATTTAGGCATATGGTACAAAGAACCTGCAACAGGGCCCATTATTTGGGTTGCCAATAGAGATACTCCTATTCCTAACAAATCGGGCGAGCTGACCCTAAACCTAGGAGGTTTATTG GATGGGCCCGAAAATTACATTTGGCAGAGTTTTGATAATCCGACAGATACCATCATGCCGGATATGAAATTCGGAAGGAATTTGGATAGAGGTGTGGTCACAAATTACACATCATGGAAAAGTGATGATGATCCTTCTCGAggcgaatatatgattt GGATTACACCTAAACGGCCCGATCATTGGGATATAGCTGATTGGTCGAGCGGTTGTCAAAGGGAAATAGCGTTAGATTGTGGTGTTGCGGAGGGATTTCGGAAGTATTCGTTTATGAAACTACCAGACACTCGAAAATCGTGGTTTGATAGAAATATGACCGTAGAGGAATGCATGGTGAAATGTACAAAAGAGTGTAATTGTACAGCTTATGCGACTTTGGACATCAATTTAGATAGCGGTTGTTTGATATGGTACAATGAGTTGATCGATATGAGAACACTTCCTGGTAATGGGCAAGACATTTACATACAAATGTCGGCTATTGAATTAG AGAAGGATAAAAAGAAACAAAGAAGAAAAGGGAAAGTTGAGGCAGTTGTAATCATTCCCCTGAGTCTAGGATTAATCATTTTATCAGGATTATTCATACTGATTgtcatgaagatgatgaagaataagaaGGTGGGGAAGGCACAAG GAATGCTTGATCAAGTAGTTGAGAATGAAGATATAGACCTCCCGTTCTTTAGTCTATCGACACTGAAAATTGCGACCAACAATTTCTCAGTTGATAACAAACTTGGAGAAGGTGGATTTGGACCCGTCTACAAG GGATGTATGGAAGATGGACAAGAAATTGCAGTGAAACGGCTATCCTTAAATTCAAATCAAGGAATCGAAGAGTTCAAAAATGAGATTATCTTCATTTCGAAGCTTCAACATCGAAATCTTGTTAAAATTCTAGGTTGTTGCATTGAAGGAGAAGAAAAGTTACTGATTTACGAGTACATGCCTAACAGCAGCCTTGATTTGTGTTTTTCGGTAA AAACGGAGAACAAAATATACGACTGGACACAACGATTTTACATCATCAATGGAATAGCTCGAGGATTACTTTATCTTCATCAAGATTCTCAACTTCTCATCATCCACAGAGACCTTAAAACTGCAAATGTGTTACTTGATCAACATATGAACCCAAGGATATCAGATTTTGGCCTTGCAAGAAGCTTTGGAGGAACCGAGAATGGAACAATCACGAATAGGGTGGTTGGAACATT CGGATATATGTCACCAGAGTACGCATCAGATGGGATCTTTTCAGTAAAATCAGACATATTTAGCTTTGGTGTTTTAGTATTGGAG TTGTAGATTGTGAGCGGGAAGAAAAGCAGGGGATTTTATAACGAAACTACGTATCACAATCTTGTTGGACAT GCTTGGACTTTATACAAGAATGGGGAGACTGATAAACTAGTTGACCCATCTTTAAACGAGTCAGG
- the LOC139853421 gene encoding G-type lectin S-receptor-like serine/threonine-protein kinase At4g27290, whose product MKALTTLLICIIAFFMCTMAADTISMTQTITDGQTIVSPQQSFELGFFSPSNTTQNRYLGIWYKRPATGPVIWVANRDTPIPNKSGELTLNPGGLLVLRDSATNRTIWSSILSRNTGNVVAQLLDNSNFIVFDSQTGPENYIWQSFDEPTDTLMPGMKFGRNLKRGLVTNYTSWKSDDDPSRGEYMICMDFNGLPQIFQKKGDDIQYRLGSWNGLQYSGSTNNQPNPIFRNWFYSNENEIAAVYVLLNPSVLTRLTVGPDGNMGQWYWVNRTSPNCGCLRGFTPKRPDHWDIADWSSGCEREIALDCGVGEGFRMYSFMKLPDTRKSWFDINMSIEECRVKCTKECNCTAYATLDIKVESGCLLWYDELIDMRTLPDNGQDIYIRMSAIELEKDKNRQGRKGKVKAVVIIPLSIGLIILSGLFILIFMKMMKKKKLGKAKGMLDQVVENEDLDLPLFSLTTLKIATNNFSVDNKLGEGGFGPGFLDDGQEIAVKRLSLNLNQGVEEFKNEIIFISKLQHRNLVKILGCCIEGEEKLLIYEYMPNNSLDLFLFGETKNKIFDWTQRFHIINGIARGLLYLHQDSQLLIIHRDLKAANVLLDQHMNPRISDFGLARSFGGNENGTITNRVVGTYGYMSPEYASDGIFSVKSDVFSFGVLVLEIVSGRKSRGFYDETTYHNLVGHAWTLYKNGETDKLVDPSLNESGCTSEILLTIHVGLLCVQRDPKCRPNMSEVVTMLSGESDKLPDPEQPGFYTEENSKFRMQTQSSNNDTTLSQSTY is encoded by the exons ATGAAGGCACTAACTACCCTGTTAATTTGTATCATTGCATTCTTCATGTGCACCATGGCAGCAGACACCATATCCATGACCCAAACCATTACAGATGGTCAAACCATTGTTTCACCTCAACAATCCTTCGAGCTCGGGTTCTTTAGCCCGAGCAACACCACCCAAAACCGATACTTAGGCATATGGTACAAACGGCCAGCAACAGGACCCGTTATTTGGGTTGCCAATAGAGACACTCCTATTCCTAACAAATCGGGAGAGCTGACTCTAAACCCGGGAGGTTTATTAGTGCTCCGTGATTCAGCCACCAATCGAACCATATGGTCTTCCATTTTGTCAAGAAACACTGGAAACGTTGTGGCCCAGTTGCTAGATAATTCAAATTTTATTGTTTTTGATAGTCAAACCGGGCCCGAAAATTACATTTGGCAGAGTTTTGACGAGCCAACTGATACCCTGATGCCGGGTATGAAATTTGGAAGGAATTTAAAAAGAGGTTTAGTTACAAATTATACTTCTTGGAAAAGTGATGATGATCCTTCTCGGggcgaatatatgatttgtatggatTTTAACGGGCTCCCACAAATATTTCAAAAAAAGGGAGATGATATTCAATATAGGTTAGGATCTTGGAATGGTCTTCAATATAGTGGCAGCACGAATAACCAGCCTAATCCGATTTTCAGAAACTGGTTTTATTCTAACGAAAACGAAATTGCGGCTGTATACGTGTTGCTTAACCCATCGGTTCTGACTAGGTTGACTGTAGGTCCAGATGGTAACATGGGTCAATGGTATTGGGTTAACCGAACC TCTCCAAATTGTGGGTGTTTAAGAGGGTTTACACCTAAACGGCCCGATCATTGGGATATAGCTGATTGGTCGAGCGGTTGTGAAAGGGAAATCGCGTTAGATTGTGGTGTTGGGGAAGGGTTTCGGATGTATTCGTTTATGAAGCTACCAGACACGCGAAAATCATGGTTTGATATAAATATGAGTATAGAGGAATGCAGGGTGAAATGTACAAAAGAGTGTAATTGTACAGCTTATGCGACTTTGGATATTAAAGTTGAGAGTGGTTGTTTGTTATGGTACGATGAGTTGATCGATATGAGAACACTTCCTGATAACGGGCAAGACATATACATACGGATGTCTGCTATTGAATTAG AGAAAGATAAAAATCGACAAGGAAGAAAAGGGAAAGTTAAGGCGGTTGTCATTATTCCCTTGAGTATAGGATTAATCATTTTATCAGGATTATTTATATTGATCttcatgaagatgatgaagaagaagaagctaGGGAAGGCAAAAG GAATGCTTGATCAAGTGGTTGAGAACGAAGATCTAGACCTCCCGTTATTCAGTCTAACCACACTGAAAATTGCGACCAACAATTTCTCAGTAGATAACAAGCTTGGAGAAGGTGGATTTGGACCC GGATTTTTGGACGATGGACAAGAAATTGCAGTGAAACGGCTATCCTTAAATTTGAATCAAGGAGTTGAAGAGTTCAAAAATGAGATCATCTTCATTTCGAAGCTTCAACATCGAAATCTTGTCAAAATTCTAGGCTGTTGCATTGAAGGAGAAGAAAAGTTGTTAATTTACGAGTATATGCCTAACAACAGCCTTGATTTGTTTTTGTTCG GAGAAACAAAAAACAAAATATTCGACTGGACACAAAGATTTCACATTATCAATGGAATAGCTCGAGGATTACTTTATCTTCATCAAGATTCTCAACTTCTCATCATCCACAGAGACCTTAAAGCTGCAAATGTTTTACTTGATCAACATATGAACCCAAGGATATCTGATTTTGGCCTTGCAAGAAGCTTCGGAGGAAATGAAAACGGAACAATCACGAATAGGGTGGTCGGAACATA CGGATATATGTCACCAGAGTATGCATCGGATGGTATCTTTTCAGTAAAATCAGATGTATTTAGCTTTGGTGTTTTAGTGTTGGAGATTGTGAGCGGGAGGAAAAGCAGAGGATTTTATGACGAAACTACTTATCACAATCTTGTTGGACAT GCGTGGACTCTATACAAGAATGGGGAGACTGATAAACTAGTTGATCCATCTTTAAACGAATCAGGCTGCACATCTGAAATATTGTTGACTATTCATGTGGGTTTGCTATGTGTTCAACGTGACCCGAAATGCAGACCAAACATGTCTGAAGTAGTTACGATGTTGAGCGGCGAAAGTGATAAGTTACCAGATCCTGAACAACCTGGTTTTTACACTGAAGAAAACAGTAAGTTCAGGATGCAAACACAAAGCTCAAACAATGATACCACATTGTCTCAGTCAACCTATTAA
- the LOC139855846 gene encoding G-type lectin S-receptor-like serine/threonine-protein kinase At4g27290 yields MKALTTLVICFIARFTCTTAADTISVTQTIRDGQTIVSPQQVFELGFFSPSNTTQNRYLGIWYKEPATGPVIWVANRDTPIPNKSGEVTLNPGGLLVLRDSATNRTIWSSNLSRNTGNIVAQLLDNSNFIVFDSQSGPENYIWQSFDEPTDTLMPDMKFGRNLKRDLVTNYTSWKSDDDPSRGEYMIFMDFNGLPQIFQKKGDDIQYRLGSWNGLQYSGSTNNQPNPIYKNWFYINENEIAAVYVLLNPSALTRLTVSPDGNMEQWYWVNQSRGWFVYAPLIKDSCERYALCGVYGSCDVSQSPNCGCLRGFTPKRPDHWDMADWSSGCEREIALDCGVGEGFRKYSFMKLPDTRESWFDRNMSVEECRVKCTNECNCTAYATLDIKLDSGCLLWYDELIDMRTLPDNGPDIYIRMSAIELEKDKNRQGRKGKVGAVVIIPLSLGLIIFSGLFVLIIMKMKKKKNVGKTQGMLDQVVETEDIDLPFFSLSTLKIATNNFSVDNKLGEGGFGPVYKGCMDDGQEIAVKRLSLNSNQGVEEFKNEIIFISKLQHRNLVKILGCCIEGEEKLLIYEYMPNNSLDLFLFGETKNKIFDWTQRFYIINGIARGLLYLHQDSQLLIIHRDLKAANVLLDQYMNPRISDFGLARSFGGNENGTITNRVVGTYGYMSPEYASDGIFSVKSDVFSFGVLVLEIVSGRKSRGFYDETTYHNLVGHAWTLYKNGETDKLVDPSLNESGCTSEMLLTIHVGLLCVQRDPKCRPNMSKVVTMLSGQSDKLPDPEQPGFYTEENSKFRMQTQSSSNATTLSRSTY; encoded by the exons ATGAAGGCACTAACCACTCTGGTAATTTGTTTCATTGCACGGTTCACTTGCACCACGGCTGCTGACACCATATCAGTAACCCAAACCATTAGAGATGGTCAAACCATTGTTTCACCTCAACAAGTCTTCGAGCTCGGGTTCTTTAGCCCCAGCAACACTACCCAAAACCGATACTTAGGCATATGGTACAAAGAACCTGCAACAGGGCCCGTTATTTGGGTTGCCAATAGAGATACTCCCATTCCTAACAAGTCGGGCGAGGTGACTCTAAACCCGGGAGGTTTATTAGTGCTCCGTGATTCAGCCACCAATCGAACCATATGGTCTTCAAATTTGTCAAGAAACACTGGAAACATTGTGGCCCAGTTGCTAGATAATTCAAATTTTATTGTTTTTGATAGTCAAAGCGGGCCCGAAAATTACATATGGCAGAGTTTTGACGAGCCAACTGATACCCTGATGCCGGATATGAAATTTGGAAGGAATTTAAAAAGAGATTTAGTCACAAATTATACATCATGGAAAAGTGATGATGATCCTTCTCGGGGCGAATATATGATTTTTATGGATTTTAATGGGCTCCCACAAATATTTCAAAAAAAGGGAGATGATATTCAATATAGGTTAGGATCTTGGAATGGTCTTCAATATAGTGGCAGCACGAATAACCAGCCCAATCCGATTTACAAAAACTGGTTTTATATTAACGAAAATGAAATTGCGGCTGTATACGTGTTGCTTAATCCATCGGCTCTGACTAGGTTGACTGTAAGTCCAGATGGAAACATGGAACAATGGTATTGGGTCAACCAAAGCCGAGGATGGTTTGTGTATGCACCACTGATTAAAGATAGTTGTGAACGATACGCGTTGTGTGGGGTTTATGGGAGTTGTGATGTATCACAGTCTCCGAATTGTGGGTGTCTAAGAGGGTTTACACCTAAACGACCCGATCATTGGGATATGGCTGATTGGTCGAGCGGTTGTGAAAGGGAAATCGCGTTAGATTGTGGTGTTGGAGAAGGGTTTCGGAAGTATTCGTTTATGAAGCTACCAGACACTCGAGAATCATGGTTTGACAGAAATATGAGTGTAGAGGAATGCAGGGTGAAATGTACAAATGAGTGTAATTGTACAGCTTATGCGACTTTGGATATTAAATTAGATAGTGGTTGTTTGTTATGGTACGATGAGTTGATCGATATGAGAACACTTCCTGATAACGGGCCAGACATTTACATACGGATGTCCGCTATTGAATTAG AGAAAGATAAAAATCGACAAGGAAGAAAAGGGAAAGTTGGGGCGGTTGTCATTATTCCCCTGAGTTTAGGATTAATCATTTTTTCAGGATTATTTGTATTGATCATcatgaagatgaaaaagaagaagaatGTAGGGAAGACAcaag GAATGCTTGATCAAGTAGTTGAGACTGAAGATATAGACCTCCCATTCTTCAGTCTATCCACTCTGAAAATTGCGACCAACAATTTCTCAGTTGATAACAAGCTTGGAGAAGGTGGATTTGGACCCGTTTACAAG GGATGTATGGACGATGGACAAGAAATTGCAGTGAAACGGCTATCCTTAAATTCGAATCAAGGAGTTGAAGAGTTCAAAAATGAGATCATCTTCATTTCGAAGCTTCAACATCGAAATCTTGTCAAAATTCTAGGTTGTTGCATTGAAGGAGAAGAAAAGTTGTTAATTTACGAGTATATGCCTAACAACAGCCTTGATTTGTTTTTGTTCG GAGAAACAAAAAACAAAATATTCGACTGGACACAACGATTTTACATCATCAATGGAATAGCTCGAGGATTACTTTATCTTCATCAAGATTCTCAACTTCTCATCATCCACAGAGACCTTAAAGCTGCAAACGTGTTACTTGATCAATATATGAACCCAAGGATATCAGACTTTGGCCTTGCAAGAAGCTTCGGAGGAAATGAGAATGGAACAATCACGAATAGGGTGGTCGGAACATA CGGATATATGTCACCAGAGTATGCTTCAGATGGGATCTTTTCAGTAAAATCAGACGTATTTAGCTTTGGTGTTTTAGTGTTGGAGATTGTGAGCGGGAGGAAAAGCAGAGGATTTTATGACGAAACTACTTATCATAATCTTGTAGGACAT GCGTGGACTCTATACAAGAATGGGGAGACTGATAAACTAGTTGACCCATCTTTAAACGAGTCAGGCTGCACATCCGAAATGTTGCTGACAATTCATGTGGGTTTGCTATGTGTTCAACGTGACCCGAAATGCAGACCAAACATGTCTAAGGTAGTTACAATGTTGAGCGGCCAAAGTGATAAGTTACCTGATCCTGAACAACCTGGTTTTTATACTGAAGAAAACAGTAAGTTCAGGATGCAAACACAAAGTTCAAGCAATGCTACCACATTGTCACGGTCAACCTATTAA